The following coding sequences are from one Methanobacterium sp. window:
- the sfsA gene encoding DNA/RNA nuclease SfsA — protein MIIRNIIQGNFIDRPNRFTVKFRYVHGLEIAHLRDPGRLKELLTHDAELLLRPALNTANRKTKFDVIGVFKDDHWVLINSGFHSDIAADLIDSQLIKEFKGYFIDKREYTYGKSRIDFLLTNNDENKMLVEVKGCTLVEEGLAKFPDAPTSRGKRHVEELITAKKEGLEAAVLFLIFCEDATCFSPNFDMDPNFSIALKNAHKKGVNIIAYS, from the coding sequence TTTCATAGATAGACCAAATAGGTTCACTGTTAAATTCAGATATGTTCATGGGTTAGAAATTGCCCATTTAAGGGATCCGGGAAGACTTAAAGAGCTTTTAACGCATGATGCAGAATTACTTTTAAGACCAGCCTTAAACACTGCCAATAGAAAGACTAAATTTGATGTTATAGGAGTTTTTAAAGATGATCACTGGGTTCTTATCAATTCCGGATTTCACAGCGATATAGCTGCTGATTTGATAGATTCTCAGTTGATAAAAGAGTTTAAAGGATATTTTATAGATAAAAGGGAATATACCTATGGTAAAAGCCGAATAGACTTTCTTTTAACCAATAACGATGAAAATAAGATGCTTGTTGAAGTTAAAGGATGTACTCTTGTTGAAGAGGGATTGGCTAAATTTCCAGATGCACCAACTTCAAGGGGTAAAAGGCACGTTGAAGAGCTTATAACTGCCAAAAAAGAAGGTTTAGAGGCGGCTGTTCTTTTTCTAATTTTTTGTGAAGATGCGACGTGTTTTTCTCCCAATTTTGATATGGATCCGAATTTTTCAATTGCTTTAAAGAATGCTCATAAAAAAGGAGTTAATATAATTGCATATTC